The genomic region CTTCTTCAGCTGGCCCTTCGTCACGCCCGAGCGCGGCGTGCGGACGGGGCGCGTGGCGGCGCGCTCGCCGCTGGCCGGGCGGGTGTCGACGCTCATGCGGACGCCGCCTCGACGGAGAGCCCCTTGTTGCGGAAGGCCTCGATCACGGCCTCCTGCGCGAGGGGCAGGGACTCGACGAGGGTCTGGCCGCTCGTGAGCTTGCGGCGGAACTCGTCCTGGAGGGTGTTGAGCGTGAACTGCGTGAGCGGGCACCAGGTCCAGTCGAGGTTCTGCTCCTTCGCCGCGGGGACGAACACCTCCTCGTTGTAGTTCTGCCCGCTGAAGAACTCGCTCGGCTGCTGGCGCGGCGCCCCGATGTAGTCGGGCGACGGCGACCAGCCGATGCCCGAGTTCGCGATCATCGCGTCGATGCCCTCGGGCGAGGTCGTCATCCACGTCATGAACTTCAGCGCCTCAGCGGGGTGCTTGCTGTTCGCGAGCACGGCCGCGGTGGATCCGCCGAGGTAGCTGGATCCGTACGCCCCGTCGAACGACCACGTCTGCATGGGCGCGACCCTCCACTTGCCCTCGGCGCCGGAGACCGACTGGATGAGGGCGTCGCCCCAGCTCGCGCTCGTGCAGCCGAAGATCTTCGCGTCGGCGGCGGCCGCGTACCAGGGCGGCGAGAACGCCGTGAAGGAGGTGTTGACCACGTCGTCGTCGATCGCCCTGTCGAAGAACGCGGCGACCTCCATCGTGCGCTCGTCGAGCATGTCGACGACCCAGCGCTCGCCGTCGATGCGGAACCAGTTGGCTCCGGCCTGCGTGGCGTAGGAGGTGAAGACGCTCGCGTCGGAGACGGGGAAGCAGTCGAGGTAGTTGCCGGCGCCGGTCGTGCGGACCTCGGCGCTGAGCGCGGCCCAGTCGTCCCAGGTCGCGGGCGGCTGGCCGCCCACCTGGTCGAGGAGCGCGGTCTGGTAGTAGAAGGCGAGGGGCCCCGAGTCCTGCGGGATCCCGAACACGCCGTCCTGGAAGCTGACCTGCTTCCACAGCGCCTCGTCGTACCTGTCCTCGTACTCCTCCACCCCGTAGCGGGAGAGGTCGACGAGCCCGTTGGCGAGGAGGAACTCGGGCAGCTGCCGGAGCTCGACCTGGCCGATGTCGGGGCCGCCGCCGGCCGTGATGGCCGAGTACATCTTGTTGTAGCCGCCCTGGTTGCCG from Clavibacter michiganensis subsp. insidiosus harbors:
- a CDS encoding ABC transporter substrate-binding protein, whose translation is MTHSISRRQALGVGAAAAGTLALASCSAPGGRLVNSDPVIPAAKAGEKVTLTYWAWLKDLQKVADVWNAQNPDIQVEAVWIPGGNQGGYNKMYSAITAGGGPDIGQVELRQLPEFLLANGLVDLSRYGVEEYEDRYDEALWKQVSFQDGVFGIPQDSGPLAFYYQTALLDQVGGQPPATWDDWAALSAEVRTTGAGNYLDCFPVSDASVFTSYATQAGANWFRIDGERWVVDMLDERTMEVAAFFDRAIDDDVVNTSFTAFSPPWYAAAADAKIFGCTSASWGDALIQSVSGAEGKWRVAPMQTWSFDGAYGSSYLGGSTAAVLANSKHPAEALKFMTWMTTSPEGIDAMIANSGIGWSPSPDYIGAPRQQPSEFFSGQNYNEEVFVPAAKEQNLDWTWCPLTQFTLNTLQDEFRRKLTSGQTLVESLPLAQEAVIEAFRNKGLSVEAASA